Proteins from a single region of Oryza brachyantha chromosome 6, ObraRS2, whole genome shotgun sequence:
- the LOC102699969 gene encoding probable sugar phosphate/phosphate translocator At1g06470: MHPKPEGDAAADVGGGTAAEVGSPRSGGYFRQRSMYAADPDGVGATPRKAFDVENPPGGLRPSESVTKLESLERAERAALAPAVVLKTGFYILVWYAFSTCLTLYNKTLLGDKLGKFPAPLLMNTVHFALQAGLSKIIMHFQSKGMDNAVEMGWKDYFMRVVPTALGTALDINLSNASLVFISVTFATMCKSASPIFLLMFAFAFRLESPSIKLLGIIVVISTGVLLTVAKETDFDFWGFIFVTLAAVMSGFRWSMTQILLQKDSYGLKNPITLMSHVTPVMAIATMILSLLMDPWSDFQKNAYFDSPWHVMRSCLLMLIGGSLAFFMVLTEYVLVSATSAITVTIAGVVKEAVTILVAVFYFHDEFTWLKGAGLATIMVGVSLFNWYKYEKFKKGHINEDEVNSSSFDGDAKYIILDDLEDQDEFQDEDT, encoded by the exons ATGCATCCGAAGCCGGAgggggacgcggcggcggacgtgggcgggggcacggcggcggaggtcgggTCCCCGCGATCCGGCGGCTACTTCCGGCAGCGGAGCATGTACGCGGCGGATCCGGACGGGGTGGGCGCCACGCCGCGGAAGGCGTTCGACGTGGAGAACCCGCCGGGGGGCCTCCGCCCGAGCGAGTCCGTCACCAAGCTGGAGTCGCTGGAGCGGGCGGAGCGCGCCGCGCTGGCGCCGGCCGTCGTGCTCAAGACGGGGTTCTACATCCTCGTCTGGTACGCCTTCAGCACCTGCCTCACGCT ATACAACAAGACGCTGCTCGGGGACAAGCTGGGCAAGTTCCCGGCGCCGCTGCTGATGAACACCGTGCACTTCGCGCTGCAGGCGGGGCTCTCCAAGATCATTATGCACTTCCAGTCCAAGGGGATGGACAATGCAGTGGAGATGGGATGGAAGGATTACTTCATGAGAG TCGTGCCAACTGCTTTGGGGACGGCATTGGACATAAACCTGAGCAACGCGTCTCTAGTGTTCATCTCGGTGACATTTGCTACCATG TGTAAATCAGCCTCCCCAATCTTTCTTTTGATGTTCGCTTTCGCGTTTAG GTTGGAGAGTCCCAGCATCAAGCTTCTAGGAATAATTGTAGTAATCTCTACTGGGGTTCTATTGACAG ttGCAAAGGAGACTGACTTTGACTTCTGGGGCTTCATTTTCGTGACGCTTGCTGCTGTTATGTCAGGATTTCGTTGGTCCATGACTCAGATACTGTTGCAA AAAGATTCCTATG GCCTGAAAAATCCAATCACCCTGATGAGTCATGTAACCCCAGTGATGGCTATAGCTACCATGATACTCTCTCTCTTAATGGATCCTTGGAGTGATTTTCAGAAGAATGCATATTTTGATAGCCCATGGCATGTCATGCGCAGTtgtttacttatgcttattgGAGGAAGCTTGGCTTTTTTCATG GTGTTAACGGAGTATGTACTTGTTTCAGCTACCAGTGCTATAACTGTAACGATAGCTGGGGTAGTAAAAGAAGCTGTAACCATCTTG GTTGCTGTATTTTACTTCCATGATGAGTTCACTTGGTTGAAAGGGGCTGGTCTCGCCACTATTATGGTTGGAGTTAGCTTATTCAATTGGTACAA GTATGAGAAGTTCAAAAAGGGACACATAAATGAGGATGAAGTTAATTCATCTTCATTCGATGGAGATGCCAAATACATTATTCTAGATGACTTGGAAGATCAGGATGAGTTTCAGGATGAGGATACATAA
- the LOC102700250 gene encoding uncharacterized protein LOC102700250 isoform X4, with amino-acid sequence MRRRRVQRALLPAHADRDRLLAEEVLYLHSLWRRGPEVSAPAPAPAPIPPPGSGSAATRRVAARRRRRRLERRVQEGKGQKEEGQESGPEWPLAPSPPTSPTAWHGEVYSSLEQRPPPQQRQHSPRSLSQQAALRAAEAFFSNRGGSDGDDEEGSEPEGEEEEEEETAAGFFMGLFERDAALRGFYERSWEGGEFRCMACVGRKGKARRFTGCVGLVQHARAATRCGRPRAQRALAATICRVLGWDIERLPSVVIDPRGTLGQALASRAAAAAIQENTDAGERGISSEGDEAEKVQEDDGTGKCDVSLNNVDAINNANVRKGSSSINDDNGES; translated from the exons atgcggcgccgccgcgttcAGCGGGCGCTGCTGCCTGCCCACGCCGACCGCGatcgcctcctcgccgaggaGGTCCTCTACCTCCACTCCCTCTGGCGCCGCGGCCCGGAGGTGTcggctcccgctcccgcccccGCTCCCATCCCGCCGCCTGGCTCCGGTTCGGCCGCTACCCGCCGTGTCGCTgctcggcggaggcggcggaggctggAGCGCCGCGTCCAGGAGGGGAAGGGGCAGAAGGAGGAGGGGCAGGAGTCCGGCCCGGAGTGGCCCCTCGCGCCGTCTCCGCCCACGTCCCCAACTGCCTGGCACGGTGAGGTTTACTCTTCCCTCGAgcagcgcccgccgccgcagcagcggcagcattCGCCTAGGTCGCTCTCGCAGCAAGCTGCGCTCCGCGCTGCGGAGGCGTTCTTCTCCAATCGCGGCGGGtccgatggcgacgacgaggagggaTCTGAACCGGAGggcgaagaggaggaggaggaggaaacgGCGGCGGGGTTCTTCATGGGACTGTTCGAGCGGGACGCGGCGCTGCGGGGGTTCTACGAGCGGAGCTGGGAGGGAGGGGAGTTCAGGTGCATGGCGTGCGTggggaggaaggggaaggcCAGGAGGTTCACCGGATGCGTCGGCCTCGTCCagcacgcccgcgccgccacccgctGCGGCCGGCCGCGGGCGCaacgcgccctcgccgccaccatctGCCGCGTGCTCGGCTGGGACATCGAGAGGCTGCCCAGCGTCGTCATCGACCCCCGCGGCACGCTCGGGCAGGCACTCgccagccgcgccgccgccgccgccatacAG GAGAATACTGATGCTGGGGAGAGGGGGATCTCTTCTGAAGGTGACGAAGCAGAAAAG GTTCAGGAAGACGATGGAACTGGAAAATGTGATGTCTCTCTGAATAATGTGGACGCGATTAAT AATGCCAATGTGAGGAAGGGCAGCTCTTCGATTAATGACGACAATGGAGAG AGTTGA
- the LOC102700250 gene encoding uncharacterized protein LOC102700250 isoform X2: protein MRRRRVQRALLPAHADRDRLLAEEVLYLHSLWRRGPEVSAPAPAPAPIPPPGSGSAATRRVAARRRRRRLERRVQEGKGQKEEGQESGPEWPLAPSPPTSPTAWHGEVYSSLEQRPPPQQRQHSPRSLSQQAALRAAEAFFSNRGGSDGDDEEGSEPEGEEEEEEETAAGFFMGLFERDAALRGFYERSWEGGEFRCMACVGRKGKARRFTGCVGLVQHARAATRCGRPRAQRALAATICRVLGWDIERLPSVVIDPRGTLGQALASRAAAAAIQENTDAGERGISSEGDEAEKVQEDDGTGKCDVSLNNVDAINENANVRKGSSSINDDNGES from the exons atgcggcgccgccgcgttcAGCGGGCGCTGCTGCCTGCCCACGCCGACCGCGatcgcctcctcgccgaggaGGTCCTCTACCTCCACTCCCTCTGGCGCCGCGGCCCGGAGGTGTcggctcccgctcccgcccccGCTCCCATCCCGCCGCCTGGCTCCGGTTCGGCCGCTACCCGCCGTGTCGCTgctcggcggaggcggcggaggctggAGCGCCGCGTCCAGGAGGGGAAGGGGCAGAAGGAGGAGGGGCAGGAGTCCGGCCCGGAGTGGCCCCTCGCGCCGTCTCCGCCCACGTCCCCAACTGCCTGGCACGGTGAGGTTTACTCTTCCCTCGAgcagcgcccgccgccgcagcagcggcagcattCGCCTAGGTCGCTCTCGCAGCAAGCTGCGCTCCGCGCTGCGGAGGCGTTCTTCTCCAATCGCGGCGGGtccgatggcgacgacgaggagggaTCTGAACCGGAGggcgaagaggaggaggaggaggaaacgGCGGCGGGGTTCTTCATGGGACTGTTCGAGCGGGACGCGGCGCTGCGGGGGTTCTACGAGCGGAGCTGGGAGGGAGGGGAGTTCAGGTGCATGGCGTGCGTggggaggaaggggaaggcCAGGAGGTTCACCGGATGCGTCGGCCTCGTCCagcacgcccgcgccgccacccgctGCGGCCGGCCGCGGGCGCaacgcgccctcgccgccaccatctGCCGCGTGCTCGGCTGGGACATCGAGAGGCTGCCCAGCGTCGTCATCGACCCCCGCGGCACGCTCGGGCAGGCACTCgccagccgcgccgccgccgccgccatacAG GAGAATACTGATGCTGGGGAGAGGGGGATCTCTTCTGAAGGTGACGAAGCAGAAAAG GTTCAGGAAGACGATGGAACTGGAAAATGTGATGTCTCTCTGAATAATGTGGACGCGATTAAT GAGAATGCCAATGTGAGGAAGGGCAGCTCTTCGATTAATGACGACAATGGAGAG AGTTGA
- the LOC102700250 gene encoding uncharacterized protein LOC102700250 isoform X3, giving the protein MRRRRVQRALLPAHADRDRLLAEEVLYLHSLWRRGPEVSAPAPAPAPIPPPGSGSAATRRVAARRRRRRLERRVQEGKGQKEEGQESGPEWPLAPSPPTSPTAWHGEVYSSLEQRPPPQQRQHSPRSLSQQAALRAAEAFFSNRGGSDGDDEEGSEPEGEEEEEEETAAGFFMGLFERDAALRGFYERSWEGGEFRCMACVGRKGKARRFTGCVGLVQHARAATRCGRPRAQRALAATICRVLGWDIERLPSVVIDPRGTLGQALASRAAAAAIQENTDAGERGISSEGDEAEKVQEDDGTGKCDVSLNNVDAINNANVRKGSSSINDDNGEVN; this is encoded by the exons atgcggcgccgccgcgttcAGCGGGCGCTGCTGCCTGCCCACGCCGACCGCGatcgcctcctcgccgaggaGGTCCTCTACCTCCACTCCCTCTGGCGCCGCGGCCCGGAGGTGTcggctcccgctcccgcccccGCTCCCATCCCGCCGCCTGGCTCCGGTTCGGCCGCTACCCGCCGTGTCGCTgctcggcggaggcggcggaggctggAGCGCCGCGTCCAGGAGGGGAAGGGGCAGAAGGAGGAGGGGCAGGAGTCCGGCCCGGAGTGGCCCCTCGCGCCGTCTCCGCCCACGTCCCCAACTGCCTGGCACGGTGAGGTTTACTCTTCCCTCGAgcagcgcccgccgccgcagcagcggcagcattCGCCTAGGTCGCTCTCGCAGCAAGCTGCGCTCCGCGCTGCGGAGGCGTTCTTCTCCAATCGCGGCGGGtccgatggcgacgacgaggagggaTCTGAACCGGAGggcgaagaggaggaggaggaggaaacgGCGGCGGGGTTCTTCATGGGACTGTTCGAGCGGGACGCGGCGCTGCGGGGGTTCTACGAGCGGAGCTGGGAGGGAGGGGAGTTCAGGTGCATGGCGTGCGTggggaggaaggggaaggcCAGGAGGTTCACCGGATGCGTCGGCCTCGTCCagcacgcccgcgccgccacccgctGCGGCCGGCCGCGGGCGCaacgcgccctcgccgccaccatctGCCGCGTGCTCGGCTGGGACATCGAGAGGCTGCCCAGCGTCGTCATCGACCCCCGCGGCACGCTCGGGCAGGCACTCgccagccgcgccgccgccgccgccatacAG GAGAATACTGATGCTGGGGAGAGGGGGATCTCTTCTGAAGGTGACGAAGCAGAAAAG GTTCAGGAAGACGATGGAACTGGAAAATGTGATGTCTCTCTGAATAATGTGGACGCGATTAAT AATGCCAATGTGAGGAAGGGCAGCTCTTCGATTAATGACGACAATGGAGAGGTAAATTGA
- the LOC102700250 gene encoding uncharacterized protein LOC102700250 isoform X1 — MRRRRVQRALLPAHADRDRLLAEEVLYLHSLWRRGPEVSAPAPAPAPIPPPGSGSAATRRVAARRRRRRLERRVQEGKGQKEEGQESGPEWPLAPSPPTSPTAWHGEVYSSLEQRPPPQQRQHSPRSLSQQAALRAAEAFFSNRGGSDGDDEEGSEPEGEEEEEEETAAGFFMGLFERDAALRGFYERSWEGGEFRCMACVGRKGKARRFTGCVGLVQHARAATRCGRPRAQRALAATICRVLGWDIERLPSVVIDPRGTLGQALASRAAAAAIQENTDAGERGISSEGDEAEKVQEDDGTGKCDVSLNNVDAINENANVRKGSSSINDDNGEVN, encoded by the exons atgcggcgccgccgcgttcAGCGGGCGCTGCTGCCTGCCCACGCCGACCGCGatcgcctcctcgccgaggaGGTCCTCTACCTCCACTCCCTCTGGCGCCGCGGCCCGGAGGTGTcggctcccgctcccgcccccGCTCCCATCCCGCCGCCTGGCTCCGGTTCGGCCGCTACCCGCCGTGTCGCTgctcggcggaggcggcggaggctggAGCGCCGCGTCCAGGAGGGGAAGGGGCAGAAGGAGGAGGGGCAGGAGTCCGGCCCGGAGTGGCCCCTCGCGCCGTCTCCGCCCACGTCCCCAACTGCCTGGCACGGTGAGGTTTACTCTTCCCTCGAgcagcgcccgccgccgcagcagcggcagcattCGCCTAGGTCGCTCTCGCAGCAAGCTGCGCTCCGCGCTGCGGAGGCGTTCTTCTCCAATCGCGGCGGGtccgatggcgacgacgaggagggaTCTGAACCGGAGggcgaagaggaggaggaggaggaaacgGCGGCGGGGTTCTTCATGGGACTGTTCGAGCGGGACGCGGCGCTGCGGGGGTTCTACGAGCGGAGCTGGGAGGGAGGGGAGTTCAGGTGCATGGCGTGCGTggggaggaaggggaaggcCAGGAGGTTCACCGGATGCGTCGGCCTCGTCCagcacgcccgcgccgccacccgctGCGGCCGGCCGCGGGCGCaacgcgccctcgccgccaccatctGCCGCGTGCTCGGCTGGGACATCGAGAGGCTGCCCAGCGTCGTCATCGACCCCCGCGGCACGCTCGGGCAGGCACTCgccagccgcgccgccgccgccgccatacAG GAGAATACTGATGCTGGGGAGAGGGGGATCTCTTCTGAAGGTGACGAAGCAGAAAAG GTTCAGGAAGACGATGGAACTGGAAAATGTGATGTCTCTCTGAATAATGTGGACGCGATTAAT GAGAATGCCAATGTGAGGAAGGGCAGCTCTTCGATTAATGACGACAATGGAGAGGTAAATTGA
- the LOC102706481 gene encoding proteasome subunit beta type-5-A-like, whose translation MKLDVSAMENNFAVRCGGEDDDGGIFGAGADLPAMELPTCADFDGFQKEAKELMKNKKGTTTLAFIFDKGVIVAADSRASMGGYISSQTVRKIIEINPYMLGTMAGGAADCQFWHRNLGIKCRLHELANKRRISVAGASKLLANILYSYRGMGLSIGTMIAGWDEKGPGLYYVDSEGARLVGTRFSVGSGSLYAYGILDEGYRYVMSVEEAGELARRAIYHATFRDGASGGCVSVYHVGADGWKKLSGDDVGELHYKYYPVQATPVEQEMADAPAA comes from the exons ATGAAGCTGGACGTCTCCGCCATGGAGAACAACTTCGCCgtccgctgcggcggcgaggacgacgacggcggcatcTTCGGCGCCGGTGCCGACCTGCCCGCCATGGAGCTCCCCACCTGCGCCGAC TTCGATGGGTTCCAGAAGGAGGCCAAGGAGCTGATGAAGAACAAGAAGGGGACGACCACGCTCGCGTTCATCTTCGACAAGGgcgtcatcgtcgccgccgactcccGCGCCAGCATGGGCGGGTACATAT CTTCGCAAACTGTGAGgaaaattattgaaataaaTCCGTACATGCTTGGAACAATGGCAGGAGGTGCTGCTGACTGCCAATTTTGGCACAGGAACTTGGGCATCAAG TGCCGGCTCCATGAGCTTGCGAACAAGCGGAGGATTTCTGTTGCTGGTGCTTCAAAGCTTTTGGCCAACATCCTTTACTCCTACCGTGGGATGGGACTGTCAATTGGTACAATGATTGCTGGATGGGATGAGAAG GGTCCTGGCTTGTACTATGTTGATAGTGAGGGTGCAAGGCTTGTGGGAACCCGATTCTCTGTTGGGTCAGGTTCTCTATATGCCTATGGCATATTGGACGAGGg TTACCGTTATGTGATGTCAGTTGAGGAAGCTGGTGAGCTAGCACGGCGGGCTATTTACCACGCTACATTCCGTGATGGGGCAAGTGGTGGTTGTGTTAGTG TTTATCACGTTGGCGCGGACGGCTGGAAGAAGCTTTCTGGAGATGATGTTGGGGAGCTTCACTACAAGTACTACCCAGTTCAGGCCACCCCTGTCGAGCAGGAGATGGCCGACGCCCCTGCTGCTTAA
- the LOC102700534 gene encoding probable thiol methyltransferase 2 isoform X1, producing the protein MHAALSRVARVGVGFGFGVVARAPPMSSSASAAAAGRGRGGARDPSENPAVGRLRELVQRGDEADGWEKSWEAGVTPWDLGKPTPIIEHLVKSGTLPKGRALVPGCGTGYDVVALASPERFVVGLDVSSTAVEKAKQWSSALPNADYFTFLADDFFEWKPSERFDLIFDYTFFCALHPSLRLAWAETVSRLLKPDGELITLIYLISDQEGGPPFNNTVSDYQKVLEPLGFKAVLMEDNELAIKPRKGQEKLGRWKRFEHRSPL; encoded by the exons ATGCACGCGGCGCTGTCTCGCGTCgcccgcgtcggcgtcggcttcGGCTTCGGAGTCGTCGCGCGGGCGCCGCCGATGAgttcgtcggcgtcggcggcggcggcggggaggggcaGGGGCGGGGCCAGGGACCCGAGCGAGAACCCCGCGGTGGGGCGGCTGCGGGAGCTCGtccagcgcggcgacgaggcag ATGGCTGGGAGAAGTCCTGGGAGGCTGGAGTAACCCCGTGGGATTTGGGGAAGCCAACACCTATCATCGAACATCTCGTTAAATCAGGAACTCTCCCAAAAGGAAGAGCGTTGGTTCCAGGATGCGGCACG GGATATGATGTGGTTGCTCTGGCAAGCCCTGAGCGATTTGTTGTTGGCTTAGATGTTTCTAGTACGGCTGTGGAGAAGGCTAAGCAG TGGTCATCCGCTTTGCCAAATGCAGACTATTTTACTTTTCTGGCTGACGATTTCTTCGAGTGGAAACCAAGTGAACGATTTGATCTTATTTTCGATTATAC GTTCTTTTGTGCGCTCCATCCGAGCTTGAGGTTGGCTTGGGCAGAAACAGTTAGTCGCCTTCTAAAACCTGATGGAGAGCTCATCACCCTTATATATTTG ATCAGTGACCAAGAAGGAGGACCACCATTCAATAATACAGTCTCCGA CTACCAGAAGGTACTGGAACCGTTGGGTTTCAAGGCTGTTCTCATGGAAGACAATGAACTAGCTATCAAACCACGCAAG GGCCAAGAGAAACTCGGAAGGTGGAAGAGATTCGAACACCGATCACCTCTATAA
- the LOC102700534 gene encoding probable thiol methyltransferase 2 isoform X2 → MHAALSRVARVGVGFGFGVVARAPPMSSSASAAAAGRGRGGARDPSENPAVGRLRELVQRGDEADGWEKSWEAGVTPWDLGKPTPIIEHLVKSGTLPKGRALVPGCGTGYDVVALASPERFVVGLDVSSTAVEKAKQWSSALPNADYFTFLADDFFEWKPSERFDLIFDYTFFCALHPSLRLAWAETVSRLLKPDGELITLIYLIDNSAVDQHGKLFSTPWLLL, encoded by the exons ATGCACGCGGCGCTGTCTCGCGTCgcccgcgtcggcgtcggcttcGGCTTCGGAGTCGTCGCGCGGGCGCCGCCGATGAgttcgtcggcgtcggcggcggcggcggggaggggcaGGGGCGGGGCCAGGGACCCGAGCGAGAACCCCGCGGTGGGGCGGCTGCGGGAGCTCGtccagcgcggcgacgaggcag ATGGCTGGGAGAAGTCCTGGGAGGCTGGAGTAACCCCGTGGGATTTGGGGAAGCCAACACCTATCATCGAACATCTCGTTAAATCAGGAACTCTCCCAAAAGGAAGAGCGTTGGTTCCAGGATGCGGCACG GGATATGATGTGGTTGCTCTGGCAAGCCCTGAGCGATTTGTTGTTGGCTTAGATGTTTCTAGTACGGCTGTGGAGAAGGCTAAGCAG TGGTCATCCGCTTTGCCAAATGCAGACTATTTTACTTTTCTGGCTGACGATTTCTTCGAGTGGAAACCAAGTGAACGATTTGATCTTATTTTCGATTATAC GTTCTTTTGTGCGCTCCATCCGAGCTTGAGGTTGGCTTGGGCAGAAACAGTTAGTCGCCTTCTAAAACCTGATGGAGAGCTCATCACCCTTATATATTTG ATTGACAACAGTGCTGTGGATCAACATGGTAAGTTATTTTCTACTCCGTGGCTGCTATTGTGA
- the LOC102700809 gene encoding F-box/LRR-repeat MAX2 homolog → MAEEEAVEGGEEEEEEVVGGSAAMILDLPEPLLLHIMSFVTDVRSRHRAAMACGRMRAAERATRGELALRGDPRSPGFLFLGPGFCFPALERLDLSRVSPWGHPFLSSVPAGAGAGASSSSAAVQQFHHTEVISEQNAFIAARLEGCFPAVSSLAIYCRDPTTLANLPPRWQGSLRGVKLVRWHQRPPSLPHGADLEPLLRTYAALRELDLSEFYCWTEDIEVALTTHPTATAALTHLDLGLAAATDGFKSSQLGAIAASCPNLRKLVAPCLFNPRFSDCVGDDALLSLATSCPRLTVLRLNEPFEAAASVEREEAAITVAGLVAFFAALPALEDFTMDLQHNVLEAAPAMEALARRCPKIKFLTLGSFQGLCKASWLHLDGVAVCGGLESLCVKNCQDLTDASLAAIGRGCGRLSMFGIHGCDLVTSAGIRRLAAALRSSLKEVSVLHCRLLHTAECLAALSPIRDRIESLEINCVWNPAEQSCNVANGTTECDPEDDELGEVYESASKKCRYMEFDDLGSWEMLRSLSLWFSAGQLLSPLISAGLDSCPVLEEISIKVEGDCRTCPRPAPRTIFGLSDLAGFPVLAKMKLDLSEAVGYALTAPTGQMDLSLWERFYLHGIESLQTLYELDYWPPQDKDVHHRSLTLPAVGLIQRCTGLRKLFIHGTTHEHFMTFFLSIPNLRDMQLREDYYPAPENDLMFTEMRAESWLRFEVQLNSRQIAD, encoded by the coding sequence atggcggaggaggaagccgTGGaggggggggaggaggaggaggaggaggtggtagGGGGGTCGGCGGCGATGATACTGGACCTGCCggagccgctgctgctgcacatCATGAGCTTCGTGACGGACGTGAGGTCGAGGCACagggcggcgatggcgtgcgGGAGGATGAGGGCGGCGGAGAGGGCGACTAGGGGGGAGCTGGCGCTGAGGGGGGACCCGAGGTCGCCGGGGTTTCTGTTCCTCGGGCCGGGGTTCTGCTTCCCGGCGCTGGAGCGGCTCGACCTGTCGCGCGTCTCGCCGTGGGGGCACCCGTTCCTCTCCTCGGTGCCCgccggggcgggggcgggggcgtcgtcgtcgtccgccgcgGTGCAGCAGTTCCACCACACCGAGGTGATATCCGAGCAGAACGCCTTCATCGCCGCCCGCCTCGAGGGCTGCTTCCCGGCGGTGTCCTCGCTCGCCATCTACTGCCGCGACCCCACCACGCTCGCCAACCTCCCGCCGAGGTGGCAGGGATCCCTCCGCGGAGTCAAGCTCGTGCGATGGCACCAGCGCCCGCCGAGTCTCCCCCACGGCGCGGATCTCGAGCCGCTGCTGCGGACCTACGCCGCGCTCCGGGAGCTCGACCTGTCGGAGTTCTACTGCTGGACGGAGGACATCGAGGTGGCGCTCACCACGCACCCGACTGCCACCGCGGCTCTCACCCACCTCgacctcggcctcgccgccgccaccgacgggTTCAAATCCTCCCAGCTCGGGGCCATCGCGGCCTCCTGCCCCAACCTGCGGAAGCTCGTCGCGCCCTGTTTGTTCAACCCCCGGTTCAGCGAttgcgtcggcgacgacgccttGCTCTCCCTAGCCACCAGCTGCCCCCGGCTGACGGTCTTGCGGCTCAACGAGCCGTTCGAGGCCGCCGCCAGTGTagagcgggaggaggcggccattACAGTTGCAGGGCTAGTCGCCTTCTTTGCGGCGCTCCCCGCGCTGGAGGATTTCACGATGGATCTCCAGCACAATGTGCTGGAGGCAGCGCCCGCGATGGAGGCGCTTGCCCGCAGGTGCCCAAAGATCAAATTCTTGACGCTGGGGTCCTTCCAGGGGCTGTGTAAGGCCTCTTGGTTGCATCTTGATGGTGTTGCAGTCTGCGGTGGGCTGGAGTCACTTTGCGTGAAGAATTGCCAAGATCTAACTGATGCCAGCCTTGCGGCAATTGGTCGTGGCTGTGGAAGGCTTTCTATGTTTGGCATCCATGGCTGTGATCTTGTCACTTCAGCTGGGATCAGGAGGCTAGCAGCAGCGCTTCGGTCTTCTCTCAAGGAAGTTAGTGTTTTGCACTGCAGGCTTCTGCACACCGCAGAGTGTCTCGCTGCTCTAAGTCCGATCCGTGATCGCATTGAAAGTCTTGAGATCAACTGTGTCTGGAACCCCGCTGAACAATCCTGCAATGTTGCAAATGGCACCACTGAATGTGATCCCGAGGATGATGAGCTTGGTGAAGTATATGAGTCTGCATCCAAGAAATGTAGGTACATGGAATTTGATGATCTTGGCAGCTGGGAGATGCTCAGGTCACTCTCTCTCTGGTTCTCTGCTGGCCAGCTTCTTTCCCCACTCATTTCTGCTGGTCTTGATAGCTGCCCCGTGCTTGAGGAGATCTCAATTAAGGTAGAGGGTGATTGCCGGACATGCCCACGCCCTGCTCCACGAACAATTTTTGGCTTAAGTGACCTTGCAGGCTTCCCAGTATTAGCCAAGATGAAATTGGACCTTAGTGAAGCTGTGGGTTATGCTCTTACTGCACCAACTGGGCAGATGGATCTTTCACTATGGGAACGATTCTATTTACACGGGATTGAGTCATTGcaaactttgtatgaattggaCTACTGGCCGCCCCAAGACAAGGATGTGCACCACCGGAGCCTGACATTGCCAGCCGTGGGATTGATCCAACGCTGTACTGGACTCAGGAAGCTTTTCATTCATGGCACCACACATGAGCACTTCATGACCTTCTTCCTTTCAATTCCAAACTTGAGGGACATGCAATTACGGGAGGACTACTATCCTGCCCCAGAGAACGATCTGATGTTCACGGAGATGCGGGCTGAATCTTGGCTTAGATTTGAGGTGCAGCTGAACAGCCGGCAAATTGCTGATTAG